A single genomic interval of Streptomyces sp. 1222.5 harbors:
- a CDS encoding ADP-ribosylglycohydrolase family protein — protein MTTRPLTTRRTEPDLADRIHGGWLGRIAGNMLGKPVEQGEVWTRERIDRYLRRAAALPLTDYLPEPADAEESAVLRPEWRACVRGRIHGSCRDDDVDYAILGLHLLETHGFGFSTEQVGDLWLLRMPYLQTFTAERAAYRNLANGLKPPLTATYENPYQEWIGALIRADVYGWTCPGEPSRAAGLARRDAVLSHTGNGVYGAMFAAALVSAAFTAATVRDALETALGVIPASSRLARTVRRVATLHEARLPWEETLATLSEETAGLGWIHTVPNAAVLTAGLLYGDGDFTRTIALTVRGGLDTDSNGATAGSVAGVVTGAAAIPDQWTEPLEDTVRSAVFGFDGVRISALAERTLRLARSGS, from the coding sequence ATGACCACGCGGCCCCTGACCACCCGGCGGACCGAACCCGACCTGGCCGACCGCATCCACGGCGGCTGGCTCGGCCGGATCGCGGGGAACATGCTCGGCAAACCGGTCGAACAGGGCGAGGTGTGGACCCGCGAACGCATCGACCGCTATCTGCGCCGGGCGGCGGCCCTGCCGCTCACCGACTACCTGCCCGAACCCGCCGACGCCGAGGAGAGCGCCGTACTGCGCCCGGAGTGGCGGGCGTGCGTGCGCGGCCGGATCCACGGCAGCTGCCGGGACGACGACGTGGACTACGCGATCCTCGGGCTGCACCTGCTGGAGACCCACGGCTTCGGGTTCTCCACCGAGCAGGTCGGCGATCTGTGGCTGTTGCGGATGCCGTACCTGCAGACCTTCACCGCGGAACGGGCGGCGTACCGGAACCTCGCGAACGGGCTGAAGCCGCCGCTGACGGCGACGTACGAGAACCCGTACCAGGAGTGGATCGGCGCGCTGATCCGCGCCGACGTCTACGGCTGGACCTGTCCCGGCGAACCGTCGCGCGCCGCGGGGCTGGCCCGCCGGGACGCGGTCCTCTCGCACACCGGCAACGGCGTGTACGGGGCGATGTTCGCGGCCGCGCTGGTCTCGGCGGCCTTCACCGCCGCGACCGTGCGGGACGCGCTGGAGACGGCGCTCGGGGTGATCCCGGCGAGCAGCCGCCTCGCCCGGACGGTCCGGCGGGTCGCGACCCTGCACGAGGCCCGTCTGCCCTGGGAGGAGACCCTGGCGACGCTGTCGGAGGAGACGGCCGGCCTCGGCTGGATCCACACGGTGCCCAACGCGGCCGTGCTCACCGCCGGGCTGCTGTACGGCGACGGCGACTTCACCCGGACCATCGCGCTGACCGTGCGCGGCGGCCTGGACACCGACTCCAACGGCGCGACCGCCGGTTCGGTGGCCGGGGTCGTCACCGGTGCGGCGGCGATCCCGGACCAATGGACGGAGCCACTGGAGGACACCGTCCGCAGCGCGGTGTTCGGCTTCGACGGGGTGCGGATCAGTGCGCTGGCCGAACGCACCCTGCGCCTGGCCCGGAGCGGGTCGTAG
- a CDS encoding NUDIX hydrolase: MTTTPDFAAYIASLPRVLAGAAALFRDDKGRVLLVEPNYREGWALPGGTIESDDGETPRQGARRETLEEIGLDRELGRLLAVDWVHGTGRPPLVAYLYDGGVLAEADFKAIRLQEEELLSWRVVPREEIPEHLPGALGRRVLAALDAVTDGSPTVELENGHRVA, from the coding sequence ATGACCACGACTCCAGACTTCGCCGCGTACATCGCAAGCCTGCCCCGGGTCCTCGCCGGTGCCGCCGCGCTCTTCCGGGACGACAAGGGACGGGTGCTGCTCGTCGAGCCGAACTACCGCGAGGGCTGGGCGCTGCCGGGCGGCACCATCGAGTCCGACGACGGGGAGACCCCGCGCCAGGGCGCCCGCCGGGAGACGCTGGAGGAGATCGGGCTCGACCGTGAGCTCGGCCGGCTGCTGGCCGTGGACTGGGTGCACGGCACGGGCCGGCCGCCGCTGGTGGCGTACCTGTACGACGGCGGTGTCCTCGCGGAGGCCGACTTCAAGGCGATCCGCCTCCAGGAGGAGGAGCTGCTGTCCTGGCGTGTGGTGCCGCGCGAGGAGATCCCCGAGCATCTGCCGGGTGCCCTCGGCCGCCGGGTGCTGGCCGCCCTCGACGCCGTGACGGACGGCTCCCCCACGGTCGAGCTGGAGAACGGCCACCGGGTCGCCTGA
- a CDS encoding type II toxin-antitoxin system VapB family antitoxin, protein MAKVTVSLDAQLVVEVMVLAGVGNPQDAVELVVRDYIERGHRTEARVAARDDALREVDAKPRDPEG, encoded by the coding sequence ATGGCCAAGGTGACTGTCTCGCTCGACGCCCAGCTCGTCGTGGAGGTCATGGTGCTCGCCGGTGTCGGGAATCCGCAGGACGCCGTCGAACTGGTCGTCCGCGACTACATCGAGCGCGGACACCGCACGGAGGCGAGGGTCGCCGCCCGCGACGACGCCCTGCGCGAGGTCGACGCCAAGCCCCGCGACCCCGAGGGCTGA